Proteins encoded together in one Sceloporus undulatus isolate JIND9_A2432 ecotype Alabama chromosome 4, SceUnd_v1.1, whole genome shotgun sequence window:
- the NAPRT gene encoding nicotinate phosphoribosyltransferase, translating to MAGAPGALLSDLYQFSMAYGYWAAGRGREPAAFELFFRRCPFRGGFALAAGLQCCLAFLRGFRLSAADIEYLKSVLPVTTEEAFFEYLRTVDASEVSISSVPEGSVVFSRVPLLQVKGPLLVVQLIETTLLCLVNYASLVATNASRFRLAAGPNKKLIELGLRRAQGPDGGLSASKYSYLGGFDFTSNVLAGKLFGIPVRGTLAHSFVSSFTSLGEIKTRSLVPLGGKEPVDFPSLAETWLSRVCQLLQVPLDQVHRGELAAFVSYAITFPQDFQGLVDTYCVMRSGIPNFCTVALALNELGYRAIGVRLDSGDLAKQSLEIRRVFRTCSKHFQVPWLENVPIAVTNDVSESSLEELTAEGNEIDMIGVGTHLVTCPLQPSLGCVYKLVEVNGSPKLKVTEDEEKTTIPGSKMVYRLWDAAGFPCMDLMALEEESPPRAGQEVMFWPLGRTGEAGKLTPTAVETLHCVYFKDGQVCQPLPSLVEIKNHAQTSLDKLNPVHKRLQDPETYQVAVTEKLHSLLTSLQSNSL from the exons ATGGCGGGGGCTCCTGGGGCGCTGCTGAGCGACCTCTACCAGTTCAGCATGGCCTACGGCTACTGGGCGGCCGGCAGGGGCAGGGAGCCGGCCGCCTTCGAGCTCTTCTTCCGCCGCTGCCCCTTCCGAGGGGGCTTCGCCCTGGCCGCCGGCCTCCAGTGCTGCCTGGCCTTCCTCCGGGGCTTCAGGCTCAGCGCCGCAg ACATTGAGTATCTCAAGTCAGTCCTTCCTGTGACCACGGAGGAAGCCTTCTTTGAATACCTGCGCACAGTGGATGCGTCGGAAGTGTCCATCTCCTCCGTTCCAGAGGGCTCAGTTGTCTTCTCCAGG GTACCTCTACTACAAGTGAAAGGCCCTTTGCTCGTGGTACAACTCATAGAGACCACCTTGCTCTGCTTGGTGAACTATGCCAG TCTTGTGGCTACCAATGCTTCCAGGTTCCGGCTTGCAGCTGGCCCAAATAAGAAGCTCATTGAGCTGGGCTTGCGACGGGCCCAGGGACCGGATGGAGGCCTCTCTGCATCCAAGTACTCATACCTGGGAG GCTTTGATTTTACCAGCAACGTCTTAGCTGGGAAACTTTTTGGGATTCCAGTTCGGGGGACTCTAGCTCATTCCTTTGTGTCCTCCTTCACTTCACTGGGTGAGATAAAAACACGG AGTCTGGTTCCTCTCGGTGGGAAGGAGCCGGTGGACTTCCCCTCTTTAGCAGAGACGTGGCTGAGCCGGGTGTGCCAACTCCTCCAAGTCCCGCTTGATCAGGTGCATCGAGGAGAGCTGGCAGCCTTTGTGTCCTACGCCATCACCTTCCCACAGGACTTCCAAGGCTTAGTGGACACCTATTGCGTTATGAG GAGTGGCATCCCAAACTTCTGCACTGTTGCCCTGGCACTGAATGAACTGGGGTACCGAGCTATTGGGGTGCGTCTAGACAGCGGGGACTTGGCCAAACAGTCCCTAGAGATACGACGCGTGTTCCGGACTTGTAGCAAGCA CTTTCAGGTCCCCTGGCTAGAAAATGTTCCCATTGCCGTGACTAATGATGTCAGCGAAAGCAGCCTTGAGGAGCTCACTGCAGAG GGGAATGAGATTGACATGATCGGCGTGGGGACCCACCTTGTCACCTGCCCGCTTCAGCCTTCCCTGGGCTGCGTCTATAAG CTGGTGGAAGTGAATGGATCTCCCAAGTTGAAGGTGACGGAAGATGAGGAGAAGACCACCATTCCAGGAAGCAAGATGGTCTACAGACTGTGGGATGCTGCTG GTTTCCCGTGTATGGATCTGATGGCACTGGAAGAAGAGTCGCCTCCAAGGGCTGGCCAAGAGGTCATGTTCTGGCCACTGGGAAGAACTGGAGAAGCTGGGAAGCTGACCCCAACAGCAGTAGAAACCTTGCACTGTGTGTACTTCAAAGATGGCCAG GTTTGCCAACCACTCCCCAGCCTTGTAGAGATCAAAAATCATGCCCAAACTTCTTTAGACAAACTCAACCCTGTCCATAAGAGACTCCAGGATCCAGAGACCTACCAG GTTGCTGTGACCGAAAAGCTCCATTCACTTCTCACCAGCCTTCAGAGCAACAGCCTGTGA